In Miscanthus floridulus cultivar M001 chromosome 19, ASM1932011v1, whole genome shotgun sequence, the DNA window TAAACTCCCATTGTATAAACCACGCAACTGCAATGTTACATGTAAGTATCTACAAATAGTTTGGAACAGATAATGAATTGAGATCCAATTATTCAGACGATGAGTACTAAAACTGATGCATGAACAACTAAATGTTTATCCACTAAGGTGAGAAGGCAGCAAGATGATCATCATTAATAAAGAAGTGATATAGTGTGGTTACCAAGTCAAATCACTAATTATTCACTGTGGTTTAACGGTAGCTAAGTGCTCAATGGTAAAATTACTACTTCATAATCACCTGATTATTAATATGTAAAAGAAAGATTAACACTAACTAAAAGAAGTGCTCTAGTGTTACCATGTAACCAATCAATTGTGTCATTACAGCTTAAGAGTAAGAAGGGCACAATATTAAAATCGTGACTTCATCATGTATGAAAATCCTTCATGCCTGCCTGATACAAACCATTCCTCAGGAAGATTGTCTACATTGAAGCCTGCATTCAACATTCTCCATTTACGACAGCTGTAGCACTGAACCCAGTCAGAATCAGGCTTGTGGCGCTCATCCCCTTTTCTCTGGATGAAACAGTTATGAAAGAATCTACAATGAGAACTTCGTCCATATATAATATATAGACATTGAGCTTCTGATGGCACAAGTATAAACAAAGATTGGAAAGAAACTCTCAATCCTCCCACCCCCATCCCACTATGTTTAAGATATTAGTATGAACATTTAGCACCTCATGGCCCCATATGCATGAGCAGTAAGGCACGTTAATTTATTCCAGAATAAACATAATCTATACCAGCTCGAGACTGTCAAATTTTGTATCCCAGTATTCATCCACTTTCCTACCAAGCCACTCCTCCAGTTTAGCATACATTTCACAATCTTGAAATCCCTGTTTATTGTTCAGAACCCATGAATTACCATCTTCATCATCCTGCAGAAGAACAGAGAAGTTAATTCCATGGATATGAGGCTAAAGGAGAACTGAATTTCTTGCTCTGAACGAAAAACAAAAAATAGGATAGTCATGGTGTAAGCATACAATGAGATTTGTGATATCTGCAACTCCTATTACTCCACGCCccatgtcagtactatgcttttGGCCTCCAACCCGCTTGTAAGACTGAAAAGTGAAACACATAATCACAAGTACAACAAAGCAAACATTTACAGCTATAAACTTGGACATGGAAATTTCAATGTAATTCCTGCAGCTTAGATGTTACATCTAACATGTCTATTTCCATTTTCAACATAAATGGAGCCACAATTCACTCTCGAGTCTCAACTATAGTCTAGAAGGCAGATTAACTATTAATGCCAGAACAGCTAACCTCACCTCTATCAAACGACCATGCCAATATAAGAAGATTCCACAGTTTGTTCTGTCccattctactttgctccttccCAGAGTCAATAGAATAGTCCTTCCCATAATTTCACCAGACACAACAGAAGTCTTGTTAAGGGTCTTCGCCAATGGGCGGCTTTTGACCTGCCaagtaaaaaaaaaacagcaaatGAAAACAGGCAACTATAACATAGAAAGAAATGACACTGGAATAACAAAGAGTGCTCAAGAAAAGAATATTTACCAAAGACCCTTGGACAGATATCTTCATCCGAGGATTCAAGAACATAACTTCCAGATAGGACTGAAGAGAATAGTCCAACAGCACCTAAGAATACGATCCATAAAAGAAGTGATTCAATGCACAGAATATTAAGAACCATTGCAAACCATGACATGGACAAAGAATATGGTTAGGTTCCAAATCAACCATGCACAAGGTTCAGAATATCAATGTGTGCATGGCATGCATCATTACCAAACCACAACAAGCAGTATATATAAAAACATGAAAGCTACAGTATCCCATCAGAAAGCTACAATGAACTTCTGGATCCTACAAGGTGAAATTCAAAATACACCCCTAGAGGTCATGTTTAGTATGGTTGTCTCTTGCCTCAAAGAGATCAAAGTAAATTGATGAAGAGTTACAGAGcataccttgttacttgtttgtCCTGGACGTGATCTGACTCTTCTTGAACGGATTAATATGTCTCCACGACCAGGGTGCACAGGATTTTCTGAAGACTTACCAGAATTCCACTCCAAAGTGCATTGAGTACCCCATCTGTCTAAATTCCATATGTAAATTTGTGTCCCAGTACGATCTTCACCAAATAGGCCTAACTTTTCTCCAATGAAATACTCATTGAACGAAGAAAAATTCTTAATAACACTCAAGTTATATTCTGCAGTAGCATCAGACTGAACGCTCAAATCAACTTCCATGTATTGTCCTTCCTTTCGATATGCCACCACAGGGATCTCAAGGTTCTGCAGCGAATTATCCAATTTAATGCAATACACTACGAGGGAGGCAGGGGGGATGGGGGAGCAATAAGAACAATACATACATCCTTTTCTTCATTAAAAGACTGAGAAAGAAAGGCCACTGATCTGGAGGATTTAGTTTGTGTGAGAACAATTGCATCTTTTCCAAGTTTCAGAGCGCCAGTCTACATGTACCACACAGAAAATAGTAACAACATCAATCTTCATACAATATAAATCTGTATGCAAAAAAATGATCAGCAAAACTGTAGGCATGATTGAAGTACTGTTTGCAGCGCTAGGACAGCTATGAATCATGAACAGGAACTCTGAAGTGATAATGTTAATATTCATCAGGTCTTATATTAGTATATTTAAACAATAGACATTTTCATCAGCTTTTAGGGCAGAAATGATGGAGCATACATCAACTTGAAGGTTAGCACCAGGCAGGGAAAATCGTTGACATAGTAGAATGAACATATCATCTGAGACTGTTGAATAACATACAAACAAATTCTCAGCGTCACACAAATAAGAGCCTTCAGATAAAACTGTTTCAGTCGCGCAAAATAATAAAacatattgtgttcatcattgggATTTGAAGGGTTTATTAGGTGAGATAAAGCATAGACCACATCAATGATGAGGATAGAACGAGAGTGCAATCTAAAACTGTGCCTTTGAGCAGACAGAAACACTGAAACAGAAGATGAAGCCATCTTCAACTGAAAGATTTCTACCTTAAATCCGATTCCAAATCTCCCAATCTGATCCTCACGATGTTCATTTGGTCGTTTATGGCCAAAAGAGATCATTCTCATCATGTCAGGATAAGTCATTCCATGTCCATCATCAATTACAGATAAGACAGGAATTTTCTTTTGTGCTTTCTTTGAAAACAAATGTTCGATGGAAATACTCACCCTTCCATGATAAACAACAATAAATAAGAAACAAGTAATTAGCACAGTCAAATAGGAATAACTGAAAACAGTAAATAAACTATGCTAATAAAACATCTTGCAACAGGATTCTGAAAACTACAAACAGAACATGTTGACACTATGGTGATTTTTTAATCTACGATCTACAGTTTGATTCTTCTGTTAAGAACATATTCCTTTTCTTTGAAATATAAACAAACTGAGAACCTTTCTTAGAGGCACATGAGaatattttaatttttaaaaAGGTAAAGATTTTCTTAACTAGATTCCATAATACAGCACAACACACTACGCAGATTACAAACAGGACCTAAACTGAttgcaaaattaaaaaaaaaacaatatattcTTATTACAGAATCCTGAAGATATGAGCATACCTGGATGCACCAGCATCTCTggaattatcaatgagctcagcTATTGCTCCAAATATCCAGCTAGCATGTGTCTGACTAAGTGTTCGCAGATAGCTAGGGTCTGCAACGATGAAATTTTTGGTAGGAGAAGCCGTTCTCTTGTTTACCACCGGATTCAAAACTCTAGGGCCGTCTTCAACAGATTCACATGGAGAGGATGTGACAATTGGATCATGATGCTTAGGTGAAGTTTCCATCTCCTTGGGCTTCGGTAAACTATCACAGACCTCCTCTTTAAAGTATGGTGGCTTAGAGTTTCTTGAGCCATACTGAAAGTCACTCTTGAAAGGCCACTTTGAAGCATTCATCACAGGACCATTCACATGTTTCCCTGGTGTCATGACAGTTTAGAAAAGAATGATCAATTAGCAAAATCAATTTTTATCATCCAAAGTTCAAAGGAAATATGGTATAGTATGTTGCGTATCATCGACTTCAACCATGTATGACCCAACACAACGAAAAAGTAATGATCCAAATGAGGAATTAAACAGAAGAGAGCTCAACAAAGCAACATTTAGGAAATGACATGACATCAGCCACTTAAAACAAACTGTCAATGATGAAATTGAGATGACAAATTGACAAAATGTACTCATGTAGGGCTACTGAATCATCTTAGCAAAAAGAGTTGCTCTCAAGAGGCAGCACCGAAAAACCCTCACCAGATGTTCTTGCCATCTGTTTGCAATCTCCAGGGCCATTTTGTCCACACTCATACAAGAACAccgcatgtaggtactacaagcgcaggtttcgaggcagttcatggaggttttgggtatggtagtaggaatcaggagggggaggaagttctggacttcgcggtggcttttgacctgatgatagccaacactttctttagaaagagagaatctcatctagtgaccttcagtagcggacaacactgtagccagattgattttgtcctcgcaagaagaaaggacaaacgagcatgcttggattgcaaggtgataccgggggagtgtgttgtttctcaacataagcttttggtggcagattttcgttttcaggtgcgtgtccGTATGGATAaataagctaagattgaaagaacaaagtggtggaaactgaaaggggagacgtcagaggtatttagggaaagggttatcaaagagggctcttggaaggaagaagacgacataaacaacatgtgggacaagatggcaaccaacattcggaaggtagcctcagcgGTGTGTGGAGttaccaaaggaaggggacgcgaggctaaagatacttggtggtggaacgaggaagtccaaagggctattaaggagaagaaagaatgctatagacgcttgtaccataacaggaatgtggacaacatagagaagtacaaggtggcaaagaagactgcaaagcgagctgtaagtgtggcaaagggtagagcgtaccaggatctttaccaacatttgagtacgaaggaaggggagaaggacatttataggatgactagggttcgtgagagaaagacacgggacttcaaccaagttaagtgcattaaggatgaaagggagcatctcttggtgaaggaggatgagatccgacatcgatggcaagagtattttgacaaattgttcaatggtgaaaatatggacacaacctttcagttggatgactcttttgatgacaccaataggcgctttgtgcggagaatccaagaatctgaggtcaaagaggcgttgaaaaggatgaaatgaggtaaggcgatgggaccggatggtatcccaatcgaggtgtggagatgcatcggggacatagctatagtatggctaaccaagctgttcaaccatatttttcgatcgaacaagatgtctgatgagtggagaagaagtatattggtatcgatctacaagaataaaggggatattcaaagttgtacgaattaccagggaattaagttgatgagccatactatgaagctatgggagagagttatcgagcatcgcttgagagcaataacgcgggtctctatgaaccaagttggtttcatgcccggaaggtcaacaatggaagccattttcttagtaagacaagttatggagcggtatagggagaagaagaaggacctacacatggtttttattgacttggagaaggcttatgataaaataccaaggaatgttatgtggtgggctttggacaaacataaaatcccaacgaagtacgtcgggctcattaaggacatgtacaacaatgttgtgactagagttcgaacaagtgatggagacacggatgacttcccgattaggataggactacatcaagggtcagctttgagcccttatttgtttgctttagtgatggatgaggtcacaagtgacatacaaggggacatcccttggtgtatgcttttcgcggacgatatagtgctagttgatgaaagccggacaggagtgaataagaaactagagttatggcgggagactttggagtccaaaggttttagactcagtagaactaaaactgagtatatgagatgtgacttcggcactactactcgggaggaggaagatgctagtttggaaggtcaagtagtgcctaggaaggatacctttcgatatttaggatcaatgctacagagggacggggatattgatgaagatgttagccatagaatcaaagcagggtggatgaagtggcggcaagcgtctggtgtcctatgtgacaaaagggtatcacagaagctaaaaggcaagttttataggacggcgattagacctgctatgttgtatggtgcagaatgttggcctacgaaaagacggcatattcaacagctaagtgtcgcggaaatgcgtatgttgcgttggatgtgcggtcatacaagaagggatcgagttcgaaacgatgatatatgtgagagattaggggtagcgccaattgaagaaaagcttgtccaacaccggttgagatggtttggacatgtgcaacggagacctccagatgcaccggtgcgtagtggagtcctaagtcaggatagtaacgtgaagagaggcagaggaagaccgaagttgacttgggtagaggcaataaaaggagacttgaaaggatggaatatacccaaagacttagccttagataggagtgcttggaagacagctattcacgtgcctgaaccttgattgcttctgatgggtttctactctagcctaccccaacttgtttgggacttaaaggctttgttgttgttgttgtcatacAAGAACACCGCATGCGGAAAATTTGAGCATTCATCAGGTTCAGGAGCAAGTATGTGGAAGGTTGAGGACCCACATCTAGCAATAGCAGCCTTCACAAGTAGAAAAAAACAGATTTACTAGATTGTGTGACAACAAAATACAGCACATAAAACCTGCCAAAAGTATTTTAGATAATTTTCATACAGCACATCAGACCCCTCTCCCTCACCACCTGCTGGGGAAACAGATTGGCACCAACCGTATCCGCGATGTTGCAGTTGACAGCAAGGGGTAGCCCATGATACAGAATCCAGTCCACAGGGTGGCCAGATGACCTGCTCCCAGGGAACCCATGAGCACGGACGGCCAAAACAAGGAAGGAGGTAGACTTCCAGAAGCATCTGGAAGTTTACTGGCAGATCAAGGATGGAAGATGTACTGATTCAGGGAGGATGGTTCCCGAAGCCTCCTTGAGAAGACAGGAGGCCACATCAGCAGATGATGTGGCGTACAGGACTACAGGGGATCCCTCACCAGACGTAGGAATGCACTACAGGGGAGCCGCAAAGAGATAGGTTGTACAAAGGTCAGGGATACCCCTGCATATCCAGAGTATTATGCCCTCGGTAAGTTCCATACCGGAGACTGTAAAGATACACAGAAAGTTAAGTGTCCTCAGCTATAAATACCAAGACCCCTAATGTGAAATCCATTCATTGCCAGGGAATGTACTTTGCTATGGGATTCTGTACACCGTCCTCTTTAGCCTTCCAGAACCTGGCTTGATCCAATGCCCTCCCAAATACCTTGTTTGGACATCATATCTACCAACACTAAAATCTCTTATTCTTCTTAAATCTTAATCCAGATGTCCATGTCATACACTTTTTGTAACAACTTTAGCTACTCACAGCATCCAAAGTGAGAACTCCAGGATGGTAAGTTGGTTGGTCCCTAATCCTGACCCTAATTCTTTCAGAGAAAATTAAGGGAACGAAAGGTAGCCTTCTTGTTTAGCATATTTATTCTTTATGTAGAAAATAGTTTACCCTTTTATTATCCGAAAGGAAGCGCATGAACTTTCTCCATTCAGATTTCTGACGACCGTCTTCGGGATCAGGAAGCAGCGAAAATTTTGGGAAATCACTCTTTTGGTATGCTTTAGTTGGCACAAATGAAATAATTGGCCAAATGGTCGGCCTGCAAAAGGAAAGAATAATTGTGATGTTGTAGAGCACTGTTGCAAGTAAAATAATCATATAGGCATGATTAGAACAGATATAATGGTTCGGAGCTAGTGTTGACCATAGGGACAACAGTGTTGCACATTGCACTGAACCGGTGAAAAGAT includes these proteins:
- the LOC136529155 gene encoding uncharacterized protein isoform X1, which encodes MLGEVKKMGSETFDLNEQPHENQGDNLNYVLLQKDCKNICRTKVCDLPIEVPTIWPIISFVPTKAYQKSDFPKFSLLPDPEDGRQKSEWRKFMRFLSDNKRAAIARCGSSTFHILAPEPDECSNFPHAVFLYECGQNGPGDCKQMARTSGKHVNGPVMNASKWPFKSDFQYGSRNSKPPYFKEEVCDSLPKPKEMETSPKHHDPIVTSSPCESVEDGPRVLNPVVNKRTASPTKNFIVADPSYLRTLSQTHASWIFGAIAELIDNSRDAGASRVSISIEHLFSKKAQKKIPVLSVIDDGHGMTYPDMMRMISFGHKRPNEHREDQIGRFGIGFKTGALKLGKDAIVLTQTKSSRSVAFLSQSFNEEKDNLEIPVVAYRKEGQYMEVDLSVQSDATAEYNLSVIKNFSSFNEYFIGEKLGLFGEDRTGTQIYIWNLDRWGTQCTLEWNSGKSSENPVHPGRGDILIRSRRVRSRPGQTSNKVLLDYSLQSYLEVMFLNPRMKISVQGSLVKSRPLAKTLNKTSVVSGEIMGRTILLTLGRSKVEWDRTNCGIFLYWHGRLIESYKRVGGQKHSTDMGRGVIGVADITNLIDDEDGNSWVLNNKQGFQDCEMYAKLEEWLGRKVDEYWDTKFDSLELRKGDERHKPDSDWVQCYSCRKWRMLNAGFNVDNLPEEWFCYMPPFNGKCEIPEQHMGRGVIVIGEKRSGHDEQNKAALQGGAPKKEMRPQNLEIQVITQDEEDAKGMPEVVNKRKKPSSGTPSKPKNNSDDDLEGVSSQTEDDVPLLKLKRLRRGPAKTSKC
- the LOC136529155 gene encoding uncharacterized protein isoform X3 — its product is MRFLSDNKRAAIARCGSSTFHILAPEPDECSNFPHAVFLYECGQNGPGDCKQMARTSGKHVNGPVMNASKWPFKSDFQYGSRNSKPPYFKEEVCDSLPKPKEMETSPKHHDPIVTSSPCESVEDGPRVLNPVVNKRTASPTKNFIVADPSYLRTLSQTHASWIFGAIAELIDNSRDAGASRVSISIEHLFSKKAQKKIPVLSVIDDGHGMTYPDMMRMISFGHKRPNEHREDQIGRFGIGFKTGALKLGKDAIVLTQTKSSRSVAFLSQSFNEEKDNLEIPVVAYRKEGQYMEVDLSVQSDATAEYNLSVIKNFSSFNEYFIGEKLGLFGEDRTGTQIYIWNLDRWGTQCTLEWNSGKSSENPVHPGRGDILIRSRRVRSRPGQTSNKVLLDYSLQSYLEVMFLNPRMKISVQGSLVKSRPLAKTLNKTSVVSGEIMGRTILLTLGRSKVEWDRTNCGIFLYWHGRLIESYKRVGGQKHSTDMGRGVIGVADITNLIDDEDGNSWVLNNKQGFQDCEMYAKLEEWLGRKVDEYWDTKFDSLELRKGDERHKPDSDWVQCYSCRKWRMLNAGFNVDNLPEEWFCYMPPFNGKCEIPEQHMGRGVIVIGEKRSGHDEQNKAALQGGAPKKEMRPQNLEIQVITQDEEDAKGMPEVVNKRKKPSSGTPSKPKNNSDDDLEGVSSQTEDDVPLLKLKRLRRGPAKTSKC
- the LOC136529155 gene encoding uncharacterized protein isoform X2 encodes the protein MGSETFDLNEQPHENQGDNLNYVLLQKDCKNICRTKVCDLPIEVPTIWPIISFVPTKAYQKSDFPKFSLLPDPEDGRQKSEWRKFMRFLSDNKRAAIARCGSSTFHILAPEPDECSNFPHAVFLYECGQNGPGDCKQMARTSGKHVNGPVMNASKWPFKSDFQYGSRNSKPPYFKEEVCDSLPKPKEMETSPKHHDPIVTSSPCESVEDGPRVLNPVVNKRTASPTKNFIVADPSYLRTLSQTHASWIFGAIAELIDNSRDAGASRVSISIEHLFSKKAQKKIPVLSVIDDGHGMTYPDMMRMISFGHKRPNEHREDQIGRFGIGFKTGALKLGKDAIVLTQTKSSRSVAFLSQSFNEEKDNLEIPVVAYRKEGQYMEVDLSVQSDATAEYNLSVIKNFSSFNEYFIGEKLGLFGEDRTGTQIYIWNLDRWGTQCTLEWNSGKSSENPVHPGRGDILIRSRRVRSRPGQTSNKVLLDYSLQSYLEVMFLNPRMKISVQGSLVKSRPLAKTLNKTSVVSGEIMGRTILLTLGRSKVEWDRTNCGIFLYWHGRLIESYKRVGGQKHSTDMGRGVIGVADITNLIDDEDGNSWVLNNKQGFQDCEMYAKLEEWLGRKVDEYWDTKFDSLELRKGDERHKPDSDWVQCYSCRKWRMLNAGFNVDNLPEEWFCYMPPFNGKCEIPEQHMGRGVIVIGEKRSGHDEQNKAALQGGAPKKEMRPQNLEIQVITQDEEDAKGMPEVVNKRKKPSSGTPSKPKNNSDDDLEGVSSQTEDDVPLLKLKRLRRGPAKTSKC
- the LOC136529155 gene encoding uncharacterized protein isoform X4 translates to MGSETFDLNEQPHENQGKHVNGPVMNASKWPFKSDFQYGSRNSKPPYFKEEVCDSLPKPKEMETSPKHHDPIVTSSPCESVEDGPRVLNPVVNKRTASPTKNFIVADPSYLRTLSQTHASWIFGAIAELIDNSRDAGASRVSISIEHLFSKKAQKKIPVLSVIDDGHGMTYPDMMRMISFGHKRPNEHREDQIGRFGIGFKTGALKLGKDAIVLTQTKSSRSVAFLSQSFNEEKDNLEIPVVAYRKEGQYMEVDLSVQSDATAEYNLSVIKNFSSFNEYFIGEKLGLFGEDRTGTQIYIWNLDRWGTQCTLEWNSGKSSENPVHPGRGDILIRSRRVRSRPGQTSNKVLLDYSLQSYLEVMFLNPRMKISVQGSLVKSRPLAKTLNKTSVVSGEIMGRTILLTLGRSKVEWDRTNCGIFLYWHGRLIESYKRVGGQKHSTDMGRGVIGVADITNLIDDEDGNSWVLNNKQGFQDCEMYAKLEEWLGRKVDEYWDTKFDSLELRKGDERHKPDSDWVQCYSCRKWRMLNAGFNVDNLPEEWFCYMPPFNGKCEIPEQHMGRGVIVIGEKRSGHDEQNKAALQGGAPKKEMRPQNLEIQVITQDEEDAKGMPEVVNKRKKPSSGTPSKPKNNSDDDLEGVSSQTEDDVPLLKLKRLRRGPAKTSKC
- the LOC136529155 gene encoding uncharacterized protein isoform X5; translated protein: MNASKWPFKSDFQYGSRNSKPPYFKEEVCDSLPKPKEMETSPKHHDPIVTSSPCESVEDGPRVLNPVVNKRTASPTKNFIVADPSYLRTLSQTHASWIFGAIAELIDNSRDAGASRVSISIEHLFSKKAQKKIPVLSVIDDGHGMTYPDMMRMISFGHKRPNEHREDQIGRFGIGFKTGALKLGKDAIVLTQTKSSRSVAFLSQSFNEEKDNLEIPVVAYRKEGQYMEVDLSVQSDATAEYNLSVIKNFSSFNEYFIGEKLGLFGEDRTGTQIYIWNLDRWGTQCTLEWNSGKSSENPVHPGRGDILIRSRRVRSRPGQTSNKVLLDYSLQSYLEVMFLNPRMKISVQGSLVKSRPLAKTLNKTSVVSGEIMGRTILLTLGRSKVEWDRTNCGIFLYWHGRLIESYKRVGGQKHSTDMGRGVIGVADITNLIDDEDGNSWVLNNKQGFQDCEMYAKLEEWLGRKVDEYWDTKFDSLELRKGDERHKPDSDWVQCYSCRKWRMLNAGFNVDNLPEEWFCYMPPFNGKCEIPEQHMGRGVIVIGEKRSGHDEQNKAALQGGAPKKEMRPQNLEIQVITQDEEDAKGMPEVVNKRKKPSSGTPSKPKNNSDDDLEGVSSQTEDDVPLLKLKRLRRGPAKTSKC